AAATTGTTGCTGCTGTAAAAGGAGGTCGCTAATGGCTATTCTTATCGACAGAAATACAAAAGTCATTTGCCAGGGTTTAACTGGCGCCCAAGGAACTTTTCACACCGAACAGGCCATCAAATACGGAACAAAAATGGTGGGTGGAGTGACTCCGGGAAAAGGCGGTACTAAACATATCGATCTTCCGGTTTTTGATTCCTGCTACGATGCTGTTGAAAAAACGGGAGCGAACGCTTCTGTGATTTATGTTCCGCCACCCATGGCTGCCGATGCGATCATGGAAGCTGTGGACGCAGGAATTCCTCTTGTGATCTGTATCACCGAAGGGATTCCAATTAATGACATGGTTAAGGTTCGCCAGTTTATGAAAGGCAAAAAAACTCGCCTTGTCGGACCGAACTGCCCGGGTGTGATCACTCCGGATCAGTGCAAAATCGGAATTATGCCCGGTCATATTCATAGAGCAGGTCGCATTGGTGTACTTTCTCGCTCCGGTACGCTCACCTACGAAGCCGTTCACCAATTGACTCAATTGGGTCTGGGTCAGAGCACCTGTGTAGGTATCGGTGGAGATCCCGTGAACGGAACAAACTTTATCGATGTTCTAGAACTCTACAATAAAGATAAAGATACTGATGCGGTCATTATGATCGGAGAGATCGGTGGAACGGCGGAAGTGGATGCCGCTGAGTACATCAAACGCGAATTCAAAAAGCCAGTCACTGCGTTTATCGCGGGAGCAACGGCACCTAAAGGAAAACGTATGGGTCACGCGGGCGCGATCGCCACAGGTGCCTCTGATACGGCCGAAGGTAAGTTCGAGGCTCTACAGTCTGCAGGTTGCAGTATTACTCGTAGCCCTGGCGATCTTGGAACAACACTTAAAAACAGTCTTAAATAGGAAATAGGAGAAATCATGTCTAAAGAACTTACTTTTAGTATTATTAAGCCCAACGCGGTTAAGAAAAATGCAATCGGATCGATCATTGCCATTTTCGAAAAAAATGGTCTTAAAATCGCAGCGGCTAAACTTCAAACCATCGACAAAAAACTTTGCGAAGAGTTCTATGCCGAGCACAAAGCACGACCTTTCTTTGGCGAATTGGTGAGCTTTATGACATCTGGGCCTGTGATGTTGATGGCTCTTTACGGGGAAAACGCTGTTCTCAAAAATCGCGAAATCATGGGCGCTACTGATCCCGCTAAAGCGGCTCCAGGAACCATTCGCGCTCTTTACGGGGACAATATGGGTGAGAACGCTGTCCACGGATCTGACAGCCCTGAAAGCGCACTTCGCGAACTCAATCTTTTCTTCAAAGAAACTGAATTCGTAAATAAGCAGTAATTTGCGCACCACAGCTTCATGTCATAGGCAATTGAGTCTATAATTGCAGGCATGAAGCTGTTTCTTTCCATTCTCATCCCACTTGTTCTCACGGCTTGTAATACCTTTACCCGCGATAAAGAAACGGCTCATCTCTATCTCCAGCTCGGAACTTCTCAATTAGAGCAAGGGCATCCGGCTCTCGCGTTAAAATCACTCCGACAAGCCCAGAAGAGTGATCCGAAGAATCCAATGATACAAAACCAGTTGGGCGTCACCTATTTTATGATGGAGCGATACAACGATTCGATCTCGCACTTTCAACACGCCATAGATCTTGATCCGAACTTTACTGAGGCACGCAACAATTTGGCGCGCTCACTGATTGAAATCGGAAACACCAAGTTAGCGCGCGTGCAATTACAACTCGTCGCCCAAGATTTGACTTATGTCGGCCAAGCAAAGACCCATCTTAATTTTGGAATTTCGTATTTTAAAGATCAAAATTATCTCGCGGCCGTTCCTCATTTTCAGAAGTCTATTAAACTTCTCAAGGACAACTGTATCTCCTACAGTTATTATGGTCGCGCCCTCTACGAAATGAAGGACTACAAAGCCGCACTTCCGATATTTGATTCGGCTCTTCCTCTCTGTAAACGGGAAAAATTTGATGAAGCCCACTATTATGCTGCTATGGCCTACTATAAAGCGGGCGACCGCATGAAGGGCATAGCTTTGATGAATGAGACCGTTTTGCTCTACCCTGATGGCGAGTATCAGGATCGCGCGAAAAATATGGTCGATGTGATGAAACTCAATAAAATGTAAGGCAACGTATGAAGGCAACTGGCGAATTATTAAAGAAAAGTCGATTAGAGCAAAATTTATCTCTCGAGGAACTTTCGGCTCAGACTAAAATCCAAGTTTCTATTTTGAGAAAAATGGAAGAGGGTCTATCATCACAACTTCCTCACAAAACGATCGTGCGTGGATTCGTTAAGCACTACGCCAAATGCATTCAGCTGAATGTCGATGAAGTCATCGCTCTTTACGATAGTGAAATGTCGAGCGCTCCTGCTCCTGTCGTGGCCGCAACCGTCGCAGTTCCGCAAAAATCCTCCAACCCAGCGCAAAACACCATCGGCGATAAAACGAACCTGTTGTGGTTTAGAACTTCCTCAAGCTTTGTAACTCTTCTCGGAATCGGAACCGTGGTTATTTTGATCGGAGCCATCTACTTCTTTAGTGTGAAAATGATCTCTTACTCCGAAGAAACTTATCATAAGCCCCAGGCCGAGACCGAAACCGCCACCCCGGCTGAGCTGACCACACTGGTCGCCCCACCGATCGAGAAAAAACCCGAAGTCGTGGAAGCTGTTCAGTCGAAACCCGACAACTCGACACCTCCGAAAGAGGAAAAAAAGGAAGCGGCCACTACAACTGCTAAAAAAGAAGACGACAAAAAAGAAGAAAAAAAAGAAGAGGAAGAGGAAGTTAAAGACGAGGCCGTCATTAATACCCCTAAGATGGTCGTGGTCGAGGCTTTCGAAACCGTAAGTATCGCAGCAGAATGGAGCACAGGTAAAAAAGAAAAGATAAATCTTAAAACCAACCGCAAGCACACATTTTATTATTCCGATAAAATTTCTCTTAAAATCGACAATGCGGGCGGAGTAAATATTGTAACGGCGAATGACAAAGTGGGAATTCCCGGCGAATTGGGTCAGGAAGTCACTCTGGCTTTTGAATAGGTGGCGCTGTTGAAATCAGGGAACTATGAAATTATCAAAATTTTTATTTTATAGTTTAACGAGTATTATCGTCGCCACATTAATTTTTGGAATTTTTCTGAGCCGTTATGATGTTTTTATTCGTCGAGATATCTCCTTAAGAAATCACCCCCGCTTTTTTGATTATCATGGGGCCACACATGTTCTCTCTAAATATTCCCAGGGGAGTGCAGATATCAACGAGATCGCGACGTCTGCATCTCAAGCAGATCTCAACTTTGTCTACATCACCGATCTGAATGACTTCGACCTTCTCCACCAACGCCATGGATATAGTCAGGATGTTTTACTATTTACCGGCAAAAAGATAAGCTACCTCGATTCTCATTTATTACTTTACGGCCACGAGGCTTTTAAAAAGATGGACTCCATCGGTTCGGCAAACGCCGTCAGCAACGATTTTCTCAATCGCATTCCCACCGAAGCCGAGCACATGACGATTGTCCTGGCCCACCCCTTTAAGCAAGGATTTCAATGGCAAGGCCCCTATCCAGAGGGACTCAATGGTATTGAGGTTATGAATCTCCGGCACATGTGGCAGTCCTCATGGAATAACAAAAAAGCTTCGTTCATTTGGAGTTTATTCATTTATATCTTTAATCCCAAAGTGGCATTGCTCCGCCTGGTCGATGCCCCTACTCAAGAATTGATCTTATGGGATAGCTTAAATGAGAAGAGGAAAACTGTCGGTTTTCTGGGAAACCATGCCACCGGAAAAATTTTTAGTCTTGGACTATTTTCGATTTCTTTTCCCACCTACGAGGACTCTTTTAAGTTTGCTAGCAATCATATTTTACTCAAATCGGAGCTCACGGGCGTAGAGAGTATTGATTCGGAAAAAGTTCAGTCGGCATTGATGAACGGACACTCCTATTTTTCTATAGATGCGCTGGCTAATCCTAAGGGCTTCGCCGCTTACATGTCGACCAATGATGGTGCCACCTATCTGATGGGCGAA
This window of the Bdellovibrionales bacterium genome carries:
- a CDS encoding tetratricopeptide repeat protein, encoding MKLFLSILIPLVLTACNTFTRDKETAHLYLQLGTSQLEQGHPALALKSLRQAQKSDPKNPMIQNQLGVTYFMMERYNDSISHFQHAIDLDPNFTEARNNLARSLIEIGNTKLARVQLQLVAQDLTYVGQAKTHLNFGISYFKDQNYLAAVPHFQKSIKLLKDNCISYSYYGRALYEMKDYKAALPIFDSALPLCKREKFDEAHYYAAMAYYKAGDRMKGIALMNETVLLYPDGEYQDRAKNMVDVMKLNKM
- the ndk gene encoding nucleoside-diphosphate kinase; amino-acid sequence: MSKELTFSIIKPNAVKKNAIGSIIAIFEKNGLKIAAAKLQTIDKKLCEEFYAEHKARPFFGELVSFMTSGPVMLMALYGENAVLKNREIMGATDPAKAAPGTIRALYGDNMGENAVHGSDSPESALRELNLFFKETEFVNKQ
- a CDS encoding helix-turn-helix domain-containing protein — its product is MKATGELLKKSRLEQNLSLEELSAQTKIQVSILRKMEEGLSSQLPHKTIVRGFVKHYAKCIQLNVDEVIALYDSEMSSAPAPVVAATVAVPQKSSNPAQNTIGDKTNLLWFRTSSSFVTLLGIGTVVILIGAIYFFSVKMISYSEETYHKPQAETETATPAELTTLVAPPIEKKPEVVEAVQSKPDNSTPPKEEKKEAATTTAKKEDDKKEEKKEEEEEVKDEAVINTPKMVVVEAFETVSIAAEWSTGKKEKINLKTNRKHTFYYSDKISLKIDNAGGVNIVTANDKVGIPGELGQEVTLAFE
- the sucD gene encoding succinate--CoA ligase subunit alpha, with amino-acid sequence MAILIDRNTKVICQGLTGAQGTFHTEQAIKYGTKMVGGVTPGKGGTKHIDLPVFDSCYDAVEKTGANASVIYVPPPMAADAIMEAVDAGIPLVICITEGIPINDMVKVRQFMKGKKTRLVGPNCPGVITPDQCKIGIMPGHIHRAGRIGVLSRSGTLTYEAVHQLTQLGLGQSTCVGIGGDPVNGTNFIDVLELYNKDKDTDAVIMIGEIGGTAEVDAAEYIKREFKKPVTAFIAGATAPKGKRMGHAGAIATGASDTAEGKFEALQSAGCSITRSPGDLGTTLKNSLK